One Rosa chinensis cultivar Old Blush chromosome 3, RchiOBHm-V2, whole genome shotgun sequence DNA window includes the following coding sequences:
- the LOC112191985 gene encoding chloride channel protein CLC-c produces the protein MDPERNSSCQLLAGVGSDLENFDLLEKETENNENDRTYSYREPLLRKRTNTTSQIAIVGANVCPIESLDYEIFENDLFKQDWRSAKKSRILRYVVLKWAFALVIGLVTGLVGFFNNIAVENIAGYKLLLTSSFMAKAQYYKAFAVFASINVGLATAAAALCAFIAPAAAGSGIPEVKAYLNGIDAYSILAPSTLFVKIFGSILCVSAGFVVGKEGPMVHTGACIASLLGQGGSRKYHLTWSWLRYFKNDRDRRDLITCGAAAGVAAAFRAPVGGVLFALEEAASWWRSALLWRTFFTTAIVAIVLRGFIQFCATGNCGLFGEGGLIMYDVSAADATYSAPDILAVLLLGVFGGIFGSIYNYCVDKVIRTYSIIHEKGAAPKILLVITISLLTSSVAYGLPWFARCIACPTDLTVACPTVGKAGNYISFNCPSGYYNDIASLFLNTNDDAIRNLFSTDTTKEFHIYSLFIFFAAVYILGIITYGIAIPSGLFIPVILAGACYGRLVGRLFESISSLDTGLFALLGAASFLGGTMRMTVSLCVILLELTNDLLLLPLVMLVLLISKTVADNFNKGIYDQIVKIKGLPYLEAHAEPYMKHLVASDVVSGPLVTFSGVEKVGCILHALRTTGHNGFPVIDEPPFSDTPELCGLVLRSHLLTLLNGKIFSRERILCREEILSRFGAFDFAKAGSGKGLKVEDLDIDEEEMEMYVDLHPIANASPYTVVETMSLAKAALLFRQLGLRHLCLVPKSQGRSPIVGILTRHDFMPEHILGLFPNIKPHNN, from the exons ATGGATCCAGAAAGGAATAGCAGCTGCCAATTGCTTGCTGGTGTTGGTAGTGACCTTGAGAATTTTGATTTGTTGGAGAAGGAGACTGAGAATAATGAGAACGACAGGACATACAGCTACAGAGAACCGCTTCTGAGGAAAAGGACCAACACAACATCTCAGATTGCCATCGTTGGTGCCAATGTCTGCCCCATTGAGAGCCTTGACTATGA GATTTTTGAAAACGATCTATTTAAGCAGGACTGGAGGTCAGCAAAGAAGAGTCGAATACTGCGGTATGTGGTGCTAAAGTGGGCATTTGCACTTGTCATTGGGCTTGTGACTGGCCTGGTTGGCTTCTTCAACAATATTGCAGTCGAGAATATTGCTGGATACAAGCTGCTGTTGACTAGCAGTTTCATGGCAAAGGCACA ATATTACAAGGCTTTTGCAGTATTTGCTTCCATAAACGTAGGTTTAGCAACAGCGGCTGCGGCTCTTTGTGCTTTCATTGCTCCTGCAGCAGCAGGTTCTGGTATTCCGGAGGTCAAAGCTTATTTAAATGGAATAGATGCATATTCAATACTGGCTCCAAGCACTCTTTTTGTCAAG ATTTTTGGTTCCATTCTTTGTGTTTCTGCCGGATTTGTGGTTGGTAAAGAAGGCCCCATGGTACATACAGGTGCTTGCATAGCCTCTTTGCTTGGGCAGGGGGGTTCTCGCAAGTATCATTTGACCTGGTCGTGGCTAAGATACTTCAAAAATGATCGTGACCGACGAGACTTGATCACATGTGGTGCTGCAGCTGGTGTGGCTGCTGCCTTTCGTGCTCCAGTTGGCGGTGTTCTCTTTGCCCTTGAAGAAGCAGCTTCATG GTGGCGGAGTGCTCTTCTTTGGAGAACCTTTTTCACGACAGCAATAGTTGCAATTGTACTGAGAGGTTTCATACAGTTCTGTGCTACAGGAAACTGTGGCCTATTTGGGGAAGGCGGTCTGATTATGTATGACGTCAGTGCAGCTGATGCAACATATAGTGCCCCCGATATACTAGCAGTATTACTCCTCGGTGTTTTTGGAGGAATTTTTGGAAGTATATACAACTATTGTGTTGACAAGGTCATTCGAACTTATAGCATCATTCACGA AAAAGGTGCTGCTCCGAAAATCTTACTTGTTATCACCATTTCCCTATTGACGTCATCTGTTGCTTATGGCTTGCCATGGTTTGCAAGGTGCATTGCATGCCCTACTGATCTGACTGTCGCTTGTCCTACTGTTGGGAAAGCTGGCAACTATATAAGCTTCAACTGCCCATCAGGCTATTACAATGACATTGCCTCCCTCTTTCTGAACACTAACGATGATGCTATTCGTAATCTATTTAGCACCGATACAACAAAAGAATTCCACATATActctcttttcatcttctttgcTGCTGTTTACATCCTTGGAATTATTACATATGGCATTGCTATTCCTTCTGGACTTTTCATCCCTGTCATACTAGCCGGAGCTTGCTATGGTCGTCTTGTTGGGAGGTTGTTTGAATCAATATCTAGTCTCGACACAGGCCTCTTTGCCCTACTTGGAGCTGCCTCGTTCCTTGGTGGCACTATGCGGATGACAGTTTCCCTATGCGTCATATTGCTTGAACTTACCAATGACTTACTGTTGCTTCCCCTGGTGATGTTGGTCCTGCTTATTTCAAAAACCGTGGCTGATAACTTTAACAAGGGAATTTATGACCAGATAGTTAAGATAAAGGGATTGCCTTATTTGGAGGCTCATGCAGAACCTTACATGAAGCATTTGGTCGCAAGTGATGTTGTTTCAGGTCCACTGGTTACCTTTTCTGGTGTTGAGAAGGTAGGCTGTATACTGCATGCTTTGAGGACCACAGGGCATAATGGATTCCCAGTGATTGATGAACCACCTTTTTCTGACACTCCTGAGTTGTGTGGTCTTGTTTTAAGGTCCCATTTGCTTACTTTGCTCAACGGTAAGATCTTTTCAAGGGAAAGGATTCTTTGTCGAGAAGAGATCTTAAGCAGATTTGGTGcatttgattttgctaaggcgGGATCAGGAAAGGGACTCAAAGTGGAAGATCTTGATATTGACGAGGAAGAGATGGAAATGTATGTTGACCTCCATCCTATTGCAAATGCATCCCCATACACAGTGGTTGAGACAATGTCACTAGCCAAAGCCGCTCTTCTGTTTCGACAACTTGGTCTCAGGCACTTATGTTTGGTACCAAAGAGCCAAGGG AGATCTCCAATCGTCGGAATTCTGACACGGCATGACTTCATGCCAGAGCACATTCTGGGACTCTTCCCTAATATCAAGCCTCACAACAACTAG
- the LOC112191987 gene encoding ribosomal lysine N-methyltransferase 3, with protein MEMAARRVRAFKRWMKREGIQCSDALELTVSATQGLSITALADLHVGDAVARIPKATCLTVITTAARDMIDAAGLDGSLGLAVAIMHERSLGEQSHWAPYLAALPEQEAIPLVWTAEEAEVLLRGTELHETVKEDRGVMLEDWKDSIEPLQDQIGSTQFESFFGFEEYLAARTLIASRSFQIDDHHHGVGMVPLADIFNHKTAAEDVHLNTSASTEGSESDTDSGSEEGNESTTSTTSSLSPTTGASTTDDVASSATDDGDDDDLEMVMVKDVKLGAEVFNTYGLLGNAALLHRYGFTEPDNPFDIVNIDLELVLQWSASLFSGQHRRARLSLWRRLGYSGCATHNSEYFEISFNGEPPNELLLLLYIMLLQQDAYDKIDLALATMGNSNGHMDGILSDKTEKLSDITAEFSEAVLLTNTICNALLSLADMRESLYGKNSLEDDIQALKRCCSIKEKKLYHSLMLRISERRIIQKFRTFATSGSQVTTGEQASPRKKLKRK; from the exons ATGGAAATGGCGGCTCGGCGCGTGAGGGCTTTCAAGCGCTGGATGAAGCGGGAAGGCATCCAATGCAGCGACGCCCTCGAGCTGACCGTCTCCGCCACCCAAGGCCTCTCCATCACTGCCCTCGCCGACCTCCACGTCGGCGACGCCGTCGCCAGAATCCCCAAGGCCACGTGCCTCACCGTCATCACCACCGCCGCGCGCGACATGATCGACGCGGCCGGCCTCGACGGCAGCCTGGGCCTCGCGGTGGCGATCATGCACGAGAGGAGCCTGGGGGAGCAGTCCCACTGGGCCCCGTACCTGGCGGCGTTGCCGGAGCAGGAGGCCATCCCGTTGGTCTGGACGGCGGAGGAGGCGGAGGTGCTGCTGAGAGGGACGGAGCTGCACGAGACGGTGAAGGAAGACAGAGGAGTGATGCTGGAGGACTGGAAAGACAGCATTGAGCCATTGCAGGATCAAATTGGGTCGACCCAATTTGAGAGCTTTTTCGGGTTTGAGGAGTACTTGGCAGCAAGAACGCTGATTGCTTCTAGGTCTTTTCAGATTGATGATCACCACCACGGAGTCGGAATGGTTCCTTTGGCTGACAT CTTTAATCACAAAACTGCAGCTGAGGATGTGCACTTGAACACCTCTGCTTCTACTGAAGGCAGTGAATCCGACACTGATAGTGGTAGCGAAGAAGGCAATGAATCTACTACTAGTACAACTTCCAGTCTTAGTCCTACTACTGGTGCTAGTACTACTGATGATGTAGCTTCTAGTGCTACTGACGATGGTGACGATGATGATTTGGAGATGGTTATGGTCAAAGATGTCAAACTTGGAGCTGAG GTCTTCAATACATATGGCTTATTGGGCAATGCTGCACTTCTTCATAGATATGGGTTTACAGAGCCTGATAATCCATTTGACATTGTGAATATCGACTTGGAACTTGTACTTCAGTGGAGTGCGTCTTTGTTTTCTGGCCAGCATCGTAGAGCGAGGCTATCTTTGTGGAGAAGATTAGGATACTCCGGATGTGCCACCCACAACTCGGAATATTTTGAGATTTCGTTTAATGGGGAACCCCCAAATGAGCTGCTGCTTTTGTTGTACATAATGTTGTTACAACAGGATGCATATGATAAGATTGATCTGGCTCTAGCAACCATGGGAAATTCCAATGGGCATATGGACGGCATTTTATCAGATAAAACTGAAAAATTGTCCGACATAACTGCTGAGTTCAGTGAAGCCGTGTTGTTGACAAATACTATTTGTAATGCTCTCTTGTCCCTTGCAGATATGCGGGAGAGCTTGTATGGTAAAAATTCATTAGAAGACGACATTCAAGCACTGAAGAGGTGTTGTAgtataaaagagaaaaagttgTACCATTCGTTGATGCTTCGTATCAGTGAGAGGAGAATCATTCAGAAATTCAGAACATTTGCCACTTCCGGTTCCCAAGTTACAACTGGTGAACAAGCCTCTCcgagaaagaagttgaaacgAAAATGA
- the LOC112191585 gene encoding putative ankyrin repeat protein RP714, with translation MGQEATALEDSPVESLLQAARYDDMEDITSLVSDGVSLDSKDSQGRTALHMASANGHLDIVEYLISRGVDLNASNAEMNTPLHWACLNGHVEVVKKLILAGANVGVLNSYEKSPIDEALSGQKMDVIDAINESVAQVELTGIRVS, from the exons ATGGGACAAGAGGCAACTGCACTTGAGGATTCTCCAGTTGAGTCCTTGCTGCAG GCTGCAAGATATGATGACATGGAAGACATTACGTCGTTAGTATCCGATGGTGTTTCTCTTGATTCTAAGGATTCCCAGGGCCGAACAG CACTACACATGGCTTCTGCTAATGGTCATCTTGACATTGTGGAGTATCTTATCAGTAGAGGAGTG gatcttaatgcttcaaatgcgGAGATGAATACACCCCTACATTGGGCCTGCCTGAATGGACATGTCGAG GTGGTTAAGAAATTGATCTTGGCGGGAGCTAATGTAGGTGTACTAAACAG CTATGAGAAGAGCCCAATTGATGAAGCTTTGAGTGGGCAAAAGATGGATGTTATTGATGCCATTAATGAATCAGTGGCCCAAGTAGAGCTTACTGGCATCAGAGTGTCCTAG